A single region of the Sandaracinaceae bacterium genome encodes:
- a CDS encoding DUF2817 domain-containing protein: MPVAAYAPPPPRTLKTLRRDLSIFAKYHLVRRPHDYPAPAEADMGVELLGFDADAHVRALEEHAAHFDLRTLGHVSYEGRSFPVTWVQNRASERAPRLLVLSGVHGNEHAGIVAVPRILARLTQLAGGKAPAVSVGVVTPVNPVGAVYGSRFNGQGFDINRDFKRFETVEARLVRDVIADFRPQLILSLHEGPQDASFVFANRHTPAALAERAIATLDTRGVLLASSDYFGRRLPAPGYAPTSRANHLATKLWAATLGMMHTGMYADALGLPELTLESSWRGAEEDRVLAHVELVSALVEQLGSESA; encoded by the coding sequence GTGCCAGTCGCTGCGTACGCCCCTCCACCCCCGCGCACGCTGAAGACGCTGCGACGCGACCTCTCCATCTTCGCCAAGTACCACCTGGTCCGGCGGCCCCACGACTACCCGGCGCCCGCCGAGGCGGACATGGGGGTGGAGCTCCTCGGGTTCGATGCGGACGCGCACGTGCGCGCGTTGGAGGAGCACGCCGCGCACTTCGATCTTCGCACGTTGGGACACGTCTCCTACGAGGGGCGCTCCTTCCCCGTCACGTGGGTGCAGAACCGCGCGTCGGAGCGGGCGCCGAGGCTGTTGGTGCTCTCGGGCGTACACGGCAACGAGCACGCCGGGATCGTCGCCGTGCCCCGCATCCTGGCGCGCTTGACGCAGCTCGCTGGTGGGAAAGCCCCTGCAGTGTCCGTGGGGGTCGTCACGCCCGTCAACCCCGTCGGGGCGGTCTATGGGTCGCGCTTCAACGGACAAGGCTTCGACATCAACCGCGACTTCAAGCGCTTCGAGACGGTGGAGGCGCGGCTCGTTCGCGATGTCATCGCCGACTTCCGCCCGCAGCTGATCCTGTCGCTGCACGAGGGCCCACAGGACGCCTCGTTCGTCTTCGCCAACCGCCACACCCCGGCTGCGCTGGCCGAGCGCGCCATCGCCACGCTGGACACGCGCGGCGTTCTGCTGGCGAGCAGTGACTACTTCGGGCGTCGGCTGCCCGCACCGGGGTATGCGCCCACGTCGCGTGCGAACCACCTGGCGACCAAGCTCTGGGCCGCGACGCTCGGCATGATGCACACCGGCATGTACGCCGACGCGCTGGGCCTACCCGAGCTCACGCTCGAGAGCTCGTGGCGCGGTGCCGAG
- a CDS encoding alpha/beta hydrolase has protein sequence MAKRSPLPEPRTFDHAGRRIAYRELGSGPRVIVLVHGLLMDVRMFTMLAPTLAAAGNRVILCDMLGHGASEQPHDMGAYSMPQFGADVIALLDHLGVAQAVVGGTSLGANVALEAAVHAPERVRGLMIEMPVLESGIAAAGAVFVPLALALRVNPLGMGLMASLARLVPRTHWIVDMGLDTLRRDTRASLAVLDGLTFGRIAPPRELRRTLRHPALIIGHAADPIHPFADAGKLSEELVRGRLVTARSAAEWRVMPKRLDGELSRFLDTVWGQPQSVARAAG, from the coding sequence ATGGCCAAGCGCTCCCCCCTCCCGGAACCCCGCACCTTCGACCACGCCGGCCGGCGCATCGCCTATCGCGAGCTCGGCTCCGGGCCGCGCGTCATCGTCCTGGTCCACGGTCTGCTGATGGACGTGCGCATGTTCACCATGCTGGCGCCCACGCTCGCTGCGGCGGGTAACCGCGTCATCCTGTGCGACATGCTGGGCCACGGCGCGTCGGAGCAGCCGCACGACATGGGCGCGTACTCCATGCCGCAGTTCGGCGCCGACGTCATCGCGCTGCTCGACCACCTGGGTGTGGCGCAGGCCGTCGTCGGGGGCACCTCGCTCGGCGCCAACGTGGCCCTCGAGGCCGCGGTCCATGCGCCCGAGCGGGTGCGCGGCCTGATGATCGAGATGCCGGTGCTCGAGAGCGGCATCGCCGCGGCGGGCGCCGTGTTCGTCCCTCTGGCGCTGGCCCTGCGCGTCAACCCGCTGGGCATGGGTCTGATGGCCAGCCTGGCCCGTCTCGTCCCGCGCACGCACTGGATCGTGGACATGGGGCTCGACACGCTGCGCCGCGACACGCGCGCCTCCCTGGCCGTGCTCGACGGACTCACCTTCGGGCGTATCGCACCCCCGCGTGAGCTGCGGCGCACGCTGCGGCACCCGGCGCTCATCATCGGTCACGCGGCCGACCCCATCCATCCGTTCGCGGACGCGGGCAAGCTGTCCGAGGAGCTGGTGCGCGGTCGCCTGGTCACCGCGCGCTCCGCGGCGGAGTGGCGCGTCATGCCCAAGCGCCTCGACGGAGAGCTGTCGCGCTTCCTCGACACGGTCTGGGGTCAGCCACAGAGCGTGGCCCGGGCCGCGGGCTGA